The following coding sequences lie in one Nocardioides sambongensis genomic window:
- a CDS encoding oxidoreductase, translating to MAAPDVFSPYRLGPVRLRNRTVKAATFEGRTPHGQVTDELIDYHLAPARGGIGLTTVAYLAVAPEGRTHAEQIVVGPASAAGLARLADAVHATGARIAGQVGHAGPVANGRSNGVPAVAASAMPSPMSMQMIRTASERDLTRITRAYVTTARTLVGAGFDVLELHMAHSYLISSFLAPGLNRRRDRWGGGFAARAKLARQVARAVREEVGDEVAVTAKVSCGDGFPGGVTTDEGIGLARMLEADGTVDALQLSGGSSLMNPMYLFRGDAPRREFAEAMPTIVKWAMRSPLGSTFLKSYPFQEAYFRERALRFRDAVDLPLMFLGGVNDVATMRQAMADGFEMVAMGRAVLREPDLVARLASGRARRGICIHCNRCMPTIYSGTRCTEWAPEEVIAVPAPG from the coding sequence GTGGCTGCTCCCGACGTCTTCTCGCCCTACCGGCTCGGACCTGTCCGGCTGCGCAACCGGACGGTGAAGGCGGCGACCTTCGAGGGTCGTACGCCGCACGGGCAGGTCACCGACGAGCTGATCGACTACCACTTGGCGCCGGCGCGCGGCGGCATCGGGCTGACCACCGTCGCCTACCTCGCCGTCGCGCCCGAGGGGCGCACCCATGCCGAGCAGATCGTGGTCGGCCCCGCCAGCGCCGCCGGGCTCGCGCGGCTCGCCGACGCGGTGCACGCCACCGGGGCCCGGATCGCCGGTCAGGTCGGACACGCCGGTCCGGTGGCCAACGGTCGCTCCAACGGCGTGCCGGCGGTGGCGGCCAGCGCCATGCCCAGCCCGATGTCGATGCAGATGATCCGCACGGCCTCCGAGCGGGACCTGACCCGGATCACCCGGGCCTACGTCACCACCGCGCGGACCCTGGTCGGCGCGGGCTTCGACGTGCTCGAGCTGCACATGGCGCACAGCTATCTGATCTCCTCCTTCCTGGCTCCCGGCCTCAACCGCCGCCGCGACCGGTGGGGCGGTGGGTTCGCGGCGCGTGCCAAGCTCGCCCGCCAGGTCGCCCGGGCGGTCCGCGAGGAGGTCGGCGACGAGGTCGCGGTGACCGCCAAGGTCTCCTGCGGCGACGGCTTCCCCGGCGGCGTCACCACCGACGAGGGGATCGGGCTCGCCCGGATGCTGGAGGCCGACGGGACCGTCGACGCGCTCCAGCTCTCCGGCGGGTCGTCGCTGATGAACCCGATGTACCTCTTCCGCGGCGACGCGCCGCGCCGGGAGTTCGCCGAGGCGATGCCGACCATCGTCAAGTGGGCGATGAGGTCGCCGCTCGGCTCGACCTTCCTGAAGAGCTATCCGTTCCAGGAGGCCTACTTCCGCGAGCGGGCGCTGCGGTTCCGCGACGCCGTCGACCTGCCCCTGATGTTCCTCGGCGGGGTCAACGACGTCGCGACGATGCGGCAGGCGATGGCCGACGGCTTCGAGATGGTGGCGATGGGTCGTGCCGTGCTGCGCGAGCCGGACCTGGTCGCCCGGCTCGCCTCGGGCCGGGCGAGGCGCGGGATCTGCATCCACTGCAACCGGTGCATGCCCACGATCTACTCCGGCACCCGGTGCACCGAGTGGGCTCCGGAGGAGGTCATCGCGGTCCCCGCGCCCGGGTGA
- a CDS encoding TlpA family protein disulfide reductase, translated as MTLDCLGSTRTASLADVHGPAVINVWSSNCEPCRAEMPALQEFSAEYGDQVNVVGLNFLDTYPGAAIDLAERSEVTYPSLADACGDLQETDLVLVGLPHFLFVAPDGTVKEKKGGVDSVAEIVELTEENTGVDLVDPGGRAGGAG; from the coding sequence GTGACCCTGGACTGCCTCGGCAGCACCCGCACGGCCTCGCTCGCCGACGTGCACGGCCCCGCGGTGATCAACGTGTGGTCCTCCAACTGCGAGCCGTGCCGGGCCGAGATGCCGGCGCTGCAGGAGTTCTCGGCCGAGTACGGCGACCAGGTGAACGTGGTCGGGCTGAACTTCCTGGACACCTACCCCGGTGCGGCGATCGACCTGGCCGAGCGCAGCGAGGTCACCTACCCCTCGCTCGCCGACGCGTGCGGGGACCTCCAGGAGACCGACCTGGTGCTGGTCGGGCTGCCGCACTTCCTCTTCGTGGCCCCCGACGGGACCGTGAAGGAGAAGAAGGGCGGCGTGGACAGCGTGGCCGAGATCGTCGAGCTCACCGAGGAGAACACCGGCGTCGACCTGGTCGACCCGGGCGGCCGGGCGGGGGGAGCCGGATGA
- a CDS encoding NAD(P)H-dependent amine dehydrogenase family protein, which yields MSQVIPSQPLRVVVWSTGTVGRHAIAGIDAHPDLELVGVWTSTPDKAGRDAGELAGLGRELGVTATTDRDALVALKPDCVVHTAMTDDRLFESIEDLTGLIRDGVNVVSSGPVILVHAHGALPEEMIAGIDAAGREGGASLHVNGIDPGFANDLLPLVMTSLSQRIEHVKVSEIADYSTYYQPVVMRDLFGFGQPMDFEALLWQSGILSTGWGPVVRVIAAGLGVTLDEPLVEKVERRPAPRPVETVSVDIAEGTQGSVLFQVVGTVDGEPRITLEHVTRTDAATDDDWPRPHEGDGCYRIEITGEPVMKVEFSHHGADGDHNVSGMIVTAQRLINAIPAVVAAEPGLVSPIDLPLVTGRGLVTGARAGAR from the coding sequence ATGTCTCAGGTGATCCCGTCCCAGCCGCTGCGCGTCGTCGTGTGGTCCACCGGAACCGTCGGCCGGCATGCGATCGCCGGCATCGACGCCCACCCCGACCTGGAGCTGGTCGGGGTCTGGACCTCCACCCCGGACAAGGCGGGCCGGGACGCCGGCGAGCTCGCCGGGCTGGGCCGCGAGCTCGGCGTGACGGCCACCACCGACCGCGACGCGCTGGTGGCGCTGAAGCCGGACTGCGTCGTGCACACGGCGATGACCGACGACCGGCTCTTCGAGTCCATCGAGGACCTCACCGGACTGATCCGGGACGGCGTCAACGTGGTCTCGTCCGGACCGGTGATCCTGGTGCACGCGCACGGCGCGCTGCCCGAGGAGATGATCGCCGGCATCGACGCCGCCGGGCGCGAGGGCGGTGCCAGCCTGCACGTCAACGGGATCGACCCCGGCTTCGCCAACGACCTGCTGCCGCTGGTGATGACGTCGCTGTCGCAGCGGATCGAGCACGTCAAGGTCAGCGAGATCGCCGACTACTCCACCTACTACCAGCCGGTGGTGATGCGCGACCTCTTCGGCTTCGGGCAACCGATGGACTTCGAGGCGCTGCTCTGGCAGTCGGGGATCCTCTCCACCGGGTGGGGGCCGGTGGTCCGGGTGATCGCCGCCGGACTGGGCGTCACCCTCGACGAGCCGCTGGTGGAGAAGGTGGAGCGCCGGCCCGCGCCGCGGCCGGTCGAGACGGTGTCGGTCGACATCGCCGAGGGCACCCAGGGGTCGGTGCTGTTCCAGGTGGTCGGCACCGTCGACGGAGAGCCGCGGATCACCCTCGAGCACGTCACCCGCACCGACGCGGCGACCGACGACGACTGGCCCCGCCCGCACGAGGGCGACGGGTGCTACCGGATCGAGATCACCGGGGAGCCGGTGATGAAGGTCGAGTTCAGCCACCACGGCGCCGACGGCGACCACAACGTGTCCGGGATGATCGTCACCGCGCAGCGCCTGATCAACGCGATCCCGGCCGTGGTCGCCGCCGAACCCGGGCTGGTCTCGCCGATCGACCTCCCGCTGGTCACCGGCCGGGGCCTGGTCACCGGCGCGAGGGCCGGTGCCCGATGA
- a CDS encoding SDR family oxidoreductase: MSVLDRFLLTDHVAVVTGAGRGIGAATAVALAEAGADVLVSARTATQLEAVAERVRAAGRRAVVVPADLADTDAVADLARAAYDAFGRLDIVVNNVGGTIPNAFLDTDVAYLEESFHFNVSTAHALSRAAVPLMLASLGTAEAPRHKSITSISSMMGRTADRGYLAYGTAKAALAHWSRLAAADLAPSIRVNGIFVGSVMTSALEFVAGVPETRAEMEDKTPLGRIGEAEDIAAGVVYLSSAAGKYVTGKLLEIDGGIQAPNLDLRLPDLQP; encoded by the coding sequence ATGAGCGTCCTCGACCGCTTCCTGCTCACCGACCACGTCGCCGTGGTCACCGGCGCCGGGCGCGGGATCGGCGCGGCCACCGCCGTCGCCCTCGCCGAGGCGGGTGCCGACGTGCTGGTCTCCGCGCGGACCGCGACCCAGCTCGAGGCCGTGGCCGAGCGGGTGCGGGCCGCGGGGCGCCGGGCCGTCGTCGTACCGGCGGACCTGGCGGACACCGACGCGGTCGCGGACCTCGCCCGGGCCGCGTACGACGCCTTCGGGCGGCTCGACATCGTGGTCAACAACGTCGGCGGGACGATCCCGAACGCCTTCCTCGACACCGACGTCGCCTACCTGGAGGAGTCGTTCCACTTCAACGTCTCCACCGCGCACGCGCTGAGCCGGGCCGCGGTCCCGCTGATGCTCGCCTCGCTCGGCACGGCCGAGGCGCCGCGGCACAAGTCGATCACCTCGATCTCCTCGATGATGGGGCGCACCGCGGACCGCGGCTACCTGGCCTACGGGACCGCCAAGGCGGCGCTGGCGCACTGGTCGCGGCTGGCCGCCGCGGACCTGGCGCCGAGCATCCGGGTGAACGGGATCTTCGTCGGCTCGGTGATGACCAGCGCGCTGGAGTTCGTCGCCGGGGTGCCGGAGACCAGGGCGGAGATGGAGGACAAGACGCCGCTCGGCCGGATCGGTGAGGCGGAGGACATCGCGGCGGGCGTCGTCTACCTCTCCTCGGCCGCCGGGAAGTACGTCACCGGCAAGCTGCTCGAGATCGATGGCGGGATCCAGGCGCCCAACCTCGATCTGCGGCTGCCAGACTTGCAGCCGTGA
- a CDS encoding MarP family serine protease yields MNFLDILLVVLVAAYALSGYWQGFITGAFATAGLLAGGLFGIWLAPVVLGGINPSLWVSLGALFLVILCASLGQAVLQYVGAKARDKITWQPARVLDAVGGAALSAAAVLLVAWALGVAISGTRIGPVTSMVRSSAVLAKVNDVLPDEAPQALQAFNNVVGTGFFPRYLEPFAPERIVEVDPGPKRLLSDPEVTGSEASVVKIRGNNACGAGVEGTGFVYADGRVMTNAHVVAGVNDPEVEIGGGTEVARVVHYDPDLDIAVLQLDTGGAPALEFDIADGDPPTEPGDPVAVVGYPQDGPFDIRSGRVRSEQRLRSPNIYGDGTVLREVYSLRAVVRPGNSGGPILTPDGEIAGVVFAASVTDAETGYALTAEQVEAAAAAGVAGNSDVDTGNCAT; encoded by the coding sequence ATGAACTTCCTCGACATCCTGCTGGTGGTCCTGGTCGCGGCCTACGCGCTGTCGGGGTACTGGCAGGGATTCATCACCGGCGCCTTCGCCACCGCCGGACTGCTGGCCGGTGGCCTGTTCGGCATCTGGCTGGCGCCCGTCGTGCTGGGCGGGATCAACCCCTCGTTGTGGGTGTCGCTGGGCGCGCTCTTCCTGGTGATCCTCTGCGCCTCCCTCGGTCAGGCCGTGCTGCAGTACGTCGGGGCCAAGGCGCGGGACAAGATCACCTGGCAGCCGGCCCGGGTCCTGGACGCGGTCGGCGGCGCGGCGCTCAGCGCGGCCGCGGTGCTGCTGGTCGCCTGGGCGCTGGGCGTCGCGATCTCCGGGACCCGGATCGGGCCGGTCACCTCGATGGTGCGCAGCTCCGCGGTGCTGGCCAAGGTCAACGACGTGCTGCCCGACGAGGCCCCGCAGGCGCTGCAGGCGTTCAACAACGTGGTCGGCACCGGCTTCTTCCCGCGCTACCTGGAGCCGTTCGCGCCGGAGCGGATCGTGGAGGTCGACCCCGGCCCGAAGCGCCTGCTCAGCGACCCCGAGGTCACCGGGTCCGAGGCGAGCGTGGTGAAGATCCGCGGCAACAACGCCTGCGGCGCCGGGGTCGAGGGCACCGGCTTCGTGTACGCCGACGGCCGGGTGATGACCAACGCGCACGTGGTCGCCGGGGTCAACGACCCCGAGGTCGAGATCGGCGGCGGCACCGAGGTGGCCCGCGTCGTCCACTACGACCCCGACCTCGACATCGCGGTGCTGCAGCTCGACACCGGCGGCGCCCCGGCCCTGGAGTTCGACATCGCGGACGGCGACCCCCCGACCGAACCCGGCGACCCGGTGGCGGTGGTCGGCTATCCGCAGGACGGACCGTTCGACATCCGCAGCGGCCGGGTCCGCTCCGAGCAGCGCCTGCGCTCGCCGAACATCTACGGCGACGGCACCGTGCTGCGCGAGGTCTACTCCCTGCGGGCCGTGGTGCGGCCGGGCAACTCCGGCGGCCCGATCCTGACCCCCGACGGCGAGATCGCCGGCGTCGTCTTCGCGGCGTCGGTGACCGACGCCGAGACCGGCTACGCGCTCACCGCGGAGCAGGTCGAGGCCGCCGCGGCGGCCGGGGTGGCCGGCAACAGCGACGTCGACACCGGCAACTGCGCCACCTGA
- a CDS encoding oxygenase MpaB family protein, translating into MPKSLWRDRNEQLDPETDYVEIVQNLSLYEFTWDITQSLSFALFRTYAVPSIGRLLFETGQFTEACQKRYDDTTLLLEAPFVHGFDSEQGRTAMRRINQMHKMYDISNDDLRYVLSTFVVVPKRWLDDYGWRSLTETELRATVNYYRTLGRHMNIKDVPDTYDGFLHLVDDYEREHFAYDEGGRRVADATLDLMCTFYPRPVRRPVEVFSRALMDEPLLRAFRYDAPHPSITRLSRAAMRARARLLRHTPSNRKPTFTADLPRIKSYPNGYALADLGTFPGERATSPGCPVPHRT; encoded by the coding sequence ATGCCGAAGTCACTGTGGCGGGACCGCAACGAGCAGCTCGACCCCGAGACCGACTACGTCGAGATCGTGCAGAACCTCTCGCTCTACGAGTTCACCTGGGACATCACCCAGTCGCTCAGCTTCGCCCTCTTCCGCACCTACGCGGTGCCCAGCATCGGGCGGCTGCTCTTCGAGACCGGCCAGTTCACCGAGGCCTGCCAGAAGCGGTACGACGACACCACGCTGCTCCTCGAGGCACCGTTCGTGCACGGGTTCGACTCCGAGCAGGGCCGCACCGCGATGCGCCGGATCAACCAGATGCACAAGATGTACGACATCAGTAACGACGACCTGCGCTACGTGCTCTCCACCTTCGTGGTGGTGCCGAAGCGGTGGCTCGACGACTACGGCTGGCGCTCGCTCACCGAGACCGAGCTGCGGGCGACCGTCAACTACTACCGCACCCTCGGCCGGCACATGAACATCAAGGACGTGCCCGACACCTACGACGGGTTCCTGCACCTGGTGGACGACTACGAGCGCGAGCACTTCGCCTACGACGAGGGCGGGCGGCGGGTCGCCGACGCCACACTCGACCTGATGTGCACGTTCTACCCGCGGCCCGTGCGCCGACCGGTCGAGGTGTTCAGTCGCGCCCTGATGGACGAGCCCCTGCTCCGCGCCTTCCGGTACGACGCCCCGCACCCGTCGATCACCCGGCTGAGCCGTGCCGCGATGCGAGCACGGGCCCGGCTGCTGCGGCACACCCCGTCCAACCGCAAGCCGACCTTCACCGCGGACCTCCCGCGGATCAAGAGCTATCCGAACGGCTACGCGCTCGCCGACCTGGGCACCTTCCCCGGCGAACGAGCGACGTCGCCGGGTTGCCCGGTCCCGCACCGCACCTGA
- a CDS encoding enoyl-CoA hydratase/isomerase family protein, which produces MSDSTRTSVEQVRYSYTDGTARITLVDGDRGNPVNSGQVEQLFAAVRQAGRDGARVIVLAAEGRFFSVGGDLGAMATSADMPAFIDDLADALHRVVSELIRSEAIVVSAVQGTAAGAGFPLACAADVVLAAESAKFSLAYTKVGLSPDGGSSMLVDSLGLHRTLRLALLGDLLTAAEAQAAGLVARVVPAEELAAAVDAVVAQLIVGSASAQAATKRLLREHAVPSPETALRAETLSIRGLAGSADGREGVTAFLEKRPAVFNG; this is translated from the coding sequence ATGAGCGACTCCACCCGCACCTCCGTCGAGCAGGTCCGCTACTCCTACACCGACGGCACAGCCCGGATCACGCTGGTCGACGGCGACCGTGGCAACCCGGTCAACAGCGGCCAGGTCGAGCAGCTCTTCGCCGCGGTCCGGCAGGCCGGACGCGACGGCGCCCGGGTGATCGTGCTGGCCGCCGAGGGCCGGTTCTTCTCCGTGGGCGGCGACCTGGGCGCGATGGCCACCTCCGCGGACATGCCCGCCTTCATCGACGACCTCGCCGACGCACTGCACCGGGTGGTCAGCGAGCTGATCCGCTCCGAGGCGATCGTGGTCAGCGCCGTCCAGGGCACCGCGGCGGGGGCGGGCTTCCCGCTGGCCTGTGCCGCCGACGTCGTGCTGGCGGCGGAGAGCGCGAAGTTCAGCCTGGCCTACACCAAGGTGGGCCTCTCGCCGGACGGCGGCTCCAGCATGCTGGTCGACTCGCTCGGTCTGCACCGGACGCTGCGGCTCGCCCTGCTCGGGGACCTGCTCACCGCGGCCGAGGCCCAGGCCGCCGGCCTGGTCGCCCGGGTGGTGCCGGCCGAGGAGCTGGCCGCAGCGGTGGATGCGGTGGTGGCGCAGCTGATCGTCGGCTCGGCATCCGCGCAGGCAGCCACGAAGCGGCTGCTCCGGGAGCACGCGGTGCCCTCGCCGGAGACCGCGCTGCGGGCCGAGACGCTCTCCATCCGCGGTCTGGCGGGCTCGGCCGACGGCCGGGAGGGCGTCACCGCGTTCCTGGAGAAGCGGCCCGCCGTTTTCAACGGCTGA
- a CDS encoding Crp/Fnr family transcriptional regulator yields the protein MDNDVLRQAPLFSALDDEAMTALRSSMAESRLRRGEVLFHEGDTGDKLYVVLDGKVKLGRTSSDGRENLLAIMGPGQMFGELSLFDPGPRSATVTAVTDAAFASLSHEDLLRWLEGRPVVARGLLAQLAGRLRRANDVVADLVFSDVPGRVAKALLDLADRFGRSADDGVHVHHDLTQEELAQLVGASRETVNKALADFASRGWLRLEPRSVVIMDMERMSRRAR from the coding sequence GTGGACAACGACGTACTCCGTCAGGCGCCACTGTTCAGCGCCCTCGACGATGAGGCGATGACAGCGCTCCGGTCGTCGATGGCGGAGTCCCGCCTTCGCCGCGGCGAGGTGCTGTTCCACGAGGGCGACACCGGCGACAAGCTGTACGTCGTCCTCGACGGCAAGGTGAAGCTGGGTCGGACCTCGTCCGACGGGCGCGAGAACCTGCTGGCGATCATGGGCCCCGGCCAGATGTTCGGCGAGCTGTCGCTCTTCGACCCCGGCCCTCGCTCGGCGACGGTGACCGCGGTGACCGACGCCGCGTTCGCGTCCCTCTCGCACGAGGACCTGCTGCGCTGGCTCGAGGGCCGCCCGGTGGTGGCCCGCGGCCTGCTCGCGCAGCTGGCCGGGCGTCTCCGCCGCGCCAACGACGTCGTCGCCGACCTGGTCTTCTCCGACGTGCCCGGCCGCGTCGCCAAGGCGCTGCTGGACCTGGCCGACCGGTTCGGCCGCTCCGCCGACGACGGCGTGCACGTCCACCACGACCTCACCCAGGAGGAGCTGGCCCAGCTGGTCGGCGCCTCCCGGGAGACGGTCAACAAGGCACTGGCCGACTTCGCCTCCCGCGGCTGGCTGCGGCTGGAGCCGCGCTCGGTCGTGATCATGGACATGGAGCGCATGTCCCGTAGGGCCCGCTGA
- the nth gene encoding endonuclease III, which produces MRPIDITTESSTQLVRRARKIDRVLAETYPDARAELDFDDPFQCLVVTVLSAQTTDKRVNAVRPTLFAAYPDPAAMAAADRAHLEQIVGPLGFFRAKTESLLKLSAALVEQHDGQVPGRLEDLVKLPGVGRKTANVVLGNAFDVPGITVDTHFGRLVRRLGWTTETDPVKVEFAIAGLFPKRDWTMLSHHLIWHGRRRCHAKKPACGACPVARWCPSYGAGPTDPVEAEKLVRTEGPN; this is translated from the coding sequence GTGCGGCCGATCGACATCACCACCGAGTCGTCGACCCAGCTGGTCCGCCGTGCCCGGAAGATCGACCGGGTGCTCGCCGAGACCTATCCCGACGCCCGTGCGGAGCTGGACTTCGACGATCCGTTCCAGTGCCTGGTGGTCACCGTGCTCTCGGCGCAGACCACCGACAAGAGGGTCAACGCCGTGCGCCCCACGCTCTTCGCGGCCTACCCGGACCCGGCCGCGATGGCCGCCGCGGACCGGGCCCACCTGGAGCAGATCGTCGGTCCGCTGGGCTTCTTCCGGGCCAAGACCGAGTCGTTGCTCAAGCTGAGCGCGGCGCTGGTCGAGCAGCACGACGGCCAGGTGCCGGGACGGCTGGAGGACCTGGTCAAGCTGCCCGGCGTCGGTCGCAAGACCGCCAACGTGGTGCTCGGCAACGCCTTCGACGTCCCCGGCATCACCGTCGACACCCACTTCGGGCGGCTGGTGCGACGGCTCGGGTGGACCACGGAGACCGATCCGGTGAAGGTCGAGTTCGCGATCGCGGGCCTCTTCCCCAAGCGCGACTGGACGATGCTCTCGCACCACCTGATCTGGCACGGCCGTCGCCGCTGCCACGCCAAGAAGCCCGCCTGCGGGGCGTGCCCGGTGGCGCGCTGGTGTCCGTCGTACGGCGCCGGCCCGACCGACCCGGTCGAGGCGGAGAAGCTGGTCCGCACGGAGGGGCCCAACTGA
- a CDS encoding MBL fold metallo-hydrolase: MSQTNESTKRQGSGVSTGKAISPDSGEHWANEGAWKVADGIHRIPLPLPMDALKAVNVYAIEGDDGLTLVDGGWAIPQAREILDRCLRSVGSGFGDIKRFLVTHVHRDHYTMARVLGTEVGADVALGIEEKPALELLHDASVGGIEESPFLSVLRTAGAAEVAALWGEGGPGDLPKSTDWAFPDTWIEGDRTFTVGARTLDAVHTPGHTPGHYVFAEQAEGVLFSGDHVLPTITPSIGFTVPASEQPLGEFMASLARVRHLPDLRILPAHGPVAPSTHQRVDELLDHHEQRLDECLTSLRSRGRATAHGVAGDLGWTRHEHAYDTLDPFSMGMAAMETKAHLELLEARGLATSEDHSDGIVFAPVEPARG, encoded by the coding sequence GTGAGCCAGACCAACGAGAGCACGAAGCGGCAGGGGAGCGGGGTCAGCACCGGCAAGGCGATCTCGCCCGACAGTGGCGAGCACTGGGCCAACGAGGGAGCCTGGAAGGTCGCCGACGGCATCCACCGGATCCCGCTTCCGCTGCCGATGGACGCCCTCAAGGCGGTCAACGTCTACGCCATCGAGGGCGACGACGGACTCACCCTGGTCGACGGCGGCTGGGCCATCCCCCAGGCCCGCGAGATCCTGGACCGCTGCCTGCGCAGCGTCGGCTCCGGGTTCGGCGACATCAAGCGCTTCCTGGTCACCCACGTGCACCGCGACCACTACACGATGGCCCGGGTGCTGGGCACCGAGGTCGGCGCGGACGTGGCGCTCGGGATCGAGGAGAAGCCGGCCCTGGAGCTGCTGCACGACGCCAGCGTCGGTGGGATCGAGGAGAGCCCGTTCCTCTCCGTGCTGCGGACGGCGGGTGCCGCCGAGGTCGCCGCGCTGTGGGGCGAGGGCGGCCCGGGCGATCTCCCGAAGTCGACGGACTGGGCGTTCCCGGACACCTGGATCGAGGGCGACCGGACGTTCACCGTCGGCGCTCGCACCCTGGACGCGGTGCACACGCCGGGCCACACCCCCGGCCACTACGTCTTCGCCGAGCAGGCCGAGGGCGTCCTCTTCTCCGGCGACCACGTGCTGCCCACGATCACCCCGTCGATCGGGTTCACCGTGCCCGCCTCCGAGCAGCCGCTCGGCGAGTTCATGGCCTCGCTGGCCCGGGTCCGCCACCTGCCGGACCTGCGCATCCTGCCCGCGCACGGCCCGGTCGCCCCGTCCACCCACCAGCGGGTGGACGAGCTGCTCGACCACCACGAGCAGCGGCTCGACGAGTGCCTGACCTCGCTGCGATCGCGGGGCAGGGCGACGGCGCACGGCGTGGCCGGAGACCTCGGCTGGACCCGGCACGAGCACGCCTACGACACCCTCGACCCGTTCAGCATGGGCATGGCGGCGATGGAGACCAAGGCGCACCTGGAGCTGCTCGAGGCCCGCGGGTTGGCCACCAGCGAGGACCACTCCGACGGGATCGTCTTCGCGCCGGTGGAGCCCGCTCGGGGCTGA
- a CDS encoding helix-turn-helix domain-containing protein, with protein MSTSTAPAGALIRGWRHRRRLSQEELAHRAEVSTRHLSCIETGRSRPTSTMLLRLCDQLEVPLREQNQVLLAAGHAPVHPEHALAAPAMAEANAALETILAAHEPYPALVVDRHWDLVTANEAAYGLLAGVDADLLEPPVNVLRLSVHPRGLAPRIDNLTQWRTHLHERVAREARHSGDPVLARLAADLHDPGTPVAPDTAALVVPLRLRTPEGVLSFVSTTTVFGTPREVTLSELAIEAFYPADEPTRRALSRR; from the coding sequence GTGAGCACCTCGACCGCCCCGGCCGGCGCCCTGATCCGCGGCTGGCGGCACCGCCGGCGCCTCTCCCAGGAGGAGCTGGCGCACCGCGCCGAGGTCTCCACCCGCCACCTCAGCTGCATCGAGACCGGGCGGTCCCGTCCGACCAGCACCATGCTGCTGCGGCTCTGCGACCAGCTGGAGGTCCCGCTGCGCGAGCAGAACCAGGTGCTGCTCGCCGCCGGTCACGCCCCGGTGCACCCCGAGCACGCGCTGGCGGCACCGGCGATGGCGGAGGCGAACGCCGCGCTCGAGACGATCCTCGCCGCCCACGAGCCCTACCCGGCGCTGGTCGTGGACCGGCACTGGGACCTGGTCACGGCGAACGAGGCCGCCTACGGCCTGCTCGCCGGGGTCGACGCCGACCTGCTCGAGCCGCCGGTCAACGTGCTGCGCCTCTCGGTGCACCCGCGGGGGCTGGCGCCGCGGATCGACAACCTGACCCAGTGGCGGACGCACCTGCACGAGCGGGTGGCCCGGGAGGCCCGGCACTCCGGCGACCCGGTGCTGGCGCGGCTCGCCGCCGATCTCCACGATCCGGGGACGCCGGTCGCTCCGGACACTGCCGCGCTCGTCGTACCGCTGCGCCTGCGCACGCCCGAGGGCGTGCTCTCCTTCGTCTCCACCACCACGGTCTTCGGGACGCCGCGCGAGGTCACCTTGTCCGAGCTGGCGATCGAGGCGTTCTATCCGGCGGACGAGCCGACGCGACGCGCCCTGAGTCGCCGCTAG
- a CDS encoding NUDIX hydrolase, whose translation MLFSEGPDGAEVLLTERAHDMRSHPGQVSFPGGSIDPGETVVEAALREAEEEIGVDPAGVEAFATLPELWLPPSDFAVTTVVAWWRDPNPIRVASPAEVHAIHRVSVAELVDPEHRIAVRHPGGWTGPGFLIGPDKDVILWGFTGGILTRFLDFLGWLPAVEDAPVHDLPDYMLAEYVRKTADTDDADDGLDLAEPNPAPRKDR comes from the coding sequence ATGCTCTTCAGCGAGGGGCCCGACGGCGCGGAGGTGCTGCTCACCGAGCGCGCCCACGACATGCGCTCCCACCCCGGTCAGGTCTCCTTCCCCGGCGGGTCGATCGACCCCGGGGAGACCGTCGTGGAGGCCGCGCTGCGGGAGGCCGAGGAGGAGATCGGCGTCGACCCTGCCGGCGTGGAGGCGTTCGCCACCCTGCCCGAGCTCTGGCTGCCGCCCTCGGACTTCGCGGTCACCACGGTGGTCGCCTGGTGGCGCGACCCCAACCCGATCCGGGTCGCCTCCCCGGCCGAGGTGCACGCGATCCACCGGGTGTCGGTGGCCGAGCTGGTCGACCCCGAGCACCGGATCGCGGTCCGCCACCCCGGCGGCTGGACCGGCCCCGGCTTCCTGATCGGGCCCGACAAGGACGTGATCCTCTGGGGCTTCACCGGCGGGATCCTGACCCGATTCCTCGACTTCCTGGGCTGGTTGCCCGCGGTCGAGGACGCCCCGGTGCATGATCTACCCGACTACATGCTCGCCGAGTACGTCCGGAAGACGGCCGACACCGACGACGCCGACGACGGCCTGGACCTGGCCGAACCGAATCCCGCGCCGCGGAAGGACCGATGA